One Gammaproteobacteria bacterium genomic window carries:
- the typA gene encoding translational GTPase TypA, with translation MIENLRNIAIIAHVDHGKTTLVDCLLRQSGTLDARAPITERVMDSNDLEKERGITILAKNTAIRLKQGNTEYRINIVDTPGHADFGGEVERVLSMVDCVLLVVDAVDGPMPQTRFVTQKAFSHGLKPIVVINKIDRNGARPHWVLDQTFDLFDKLGASDEQLDFPVVYASALNGFATLDMDVPGKDMTPLFETIIKHCPPPPVNLDGPFQLQVSQMDYSSYVGAIGIGRIARGRIKRNSPVIVTDSEGKTRRERILQVFGFLGLNRVEVEEAQAGDIIAFTGIPAPRISETICDPEHVEALPSLTVDEPTISMVFETNNSPFAGQDGKFLTSRQVRERLYRETLHNVALRVEDTEDAEKFRVSGRGELHLSVLLENMRREGYEIAVARPQVIYHEVNGERHEPYETLTVDVEDRHQGAIMEALGSRGGALQDMRPDGQGRVRLDYIIPARGLIGFQTEFRTMTSGSGLLHHVFEKYAPAKAVGVNQRANGALISNGTGKAVSYGLFNLQERGRLCVAPGEDVYEGQIVGIHARDNDLTVNPLKTKQLTNIRAAGRDENIILTPALRFTLEQALEFIEDDELVEITPLNIRLRKRHLKESDRRKAGRASEVAA, from the coding sequence GTGATCGAAAATCTCCGCAATATCGCCATCATCGCCCACGTGGACCATGGCAAGACCACCCTCGTGGACTGCCTGCTGCGCCAATCCGGCACTCTGGATGCCCGTGCCCCCATCACCGAGCGGGTGATGGACTCCAACGACCTGGAGAAGGAACGGGGCATCACCATCCTGGCCAAGAACACGGCCATCCGCCTCAAGCAGGGGAACACCGAGTACCGCATCAACATCGTGGACACCCCCGGCCATGCCGACTTCGGCGGCGAGGTGGAGCGGGTGCTGTCCATGGTGGACTGCGTGCTCCTGGTGGTGGACGCGGTGGACGGGCCCATGCCCCAGACCCGCTTCGTCACCCAGAAGGCCTTCTCCCACGGCCTCAAGCCCATCGTGGTCATCAACAAGATCGACCGCAACGGCGCGCGCCCGCACTGGGTGCTGGACCAGACCTTCGACCTGTTCGACAAGCTCGGCGCCTCCGATGAGCAGCTGGACTTCCCGGTGGTGTACGCCTCGGCCCTGAACGGCTTCGCCACCCTGGACATGGACGTGCCCGGCAAGGACATGACGCCGCTGTTCGAGACCATCATCAAGCATTGCCCGCCGCCGCCGGTGAACCTGGACGGTCCGTTCCAGCTCCAGGTCAGCCAGATGGACTACTCGAGCTACGTGGGCGCCATCGGCATCGGCCGCATCGCCCGCGGCCGCATCAAGCGCAACAGCCCGGTGATCGTCACCGACTCCGAGGGCAAGACCCGCCGCGAGCGCATCCTGCAGGTGTTCGGCTTCCTCGGCCTGAACCGCGTGGAAGTGGAGGAGGCCCAGGCCGGCGACATCATCGCCTTCACCGGCATCCCTGCGCCGCGCATCTCCGAGACCATCTGCGACCCGGAGCACGTGGAGGCGCTGCCGTCCCTCACCGTGGACGAGCCCACCATCAGCATGGTGTTCGAGACCAACAATTCGCCGTTCGCCGGCCAGGACGGCAAGTTCCTGACCAGCCGCCAGGTGCGCGAGCGCCTGTACCGCGAGACCCTGCACAACGTGGCGCTGCGCGTCGAGGATACCGAGGACGCGGAGAAGTTCCGCGTCTCCGGCCGCGGCGAGCTGCACCTCTCGGTGCTGCTGGAGAACATGCGCCGCGAGGGCTACGAGATCGCAGTGGCCCGTCCCCAGGTCATATACCACGAGGTGAACGGCGAGCGGCACGAGCCCTACGAGACCCTCACAGTGGACGTCGAAGACCGCCACCAGGGCGCCATCATGGAGGCCCTGGGTTCCCGCGGCGGCGCGCTGCAGGATATGCGTCCGGACGGCCAGGGCCGCGTGCGCCTGGACTACATCATCCCGGCGCGGGGCCTGATCGGCTTCCAGACCGAGTTCCGCACCATGACCTCGGGCTCAGGCCTCCTGCACCACGTGTTCGAGAAGTACGCGCCGGCCAAGGCCGTGGGCGTGAACCAGCGCGCCAACGGCGCGCTCATCTCCAACGGCACCGGCAAGGCCGTCTCCTACGGACTGTTCAACCTGCAGGAGCGCGGCCGCCTCTGCGTGGCTCCCGGCGAGGACGTCTATGAGGGCCAGATCGTGGGCATCCATGCCCGCGACAACGACCTCACGGTGAACCCGCTCAAGACCAAGCAGTTGACCAACATCCGCGCCGCCGGCCGCGACGAGAACATCATCCTGACCCCGGCGCTGCGCTTCACCCTGGAGCAGGCGCTGGAGTTCATCGAGGACGACGAGCTCGTGGAGATCACGCCGCTCAACATCCGCCTGCGCAAGCGGCACTTGAAGGAGTCGGATCGCCGTAAGGCGGGGCGCGCCTCCGAGGTTGCTGCCTAG
- the pdxH gene encoding pyridoxamine 5'-phosphate oxidase yields MQLATDKLYAEALRRFGALLEQAKADPGILEPTAMSLATVAPDGRPSVRIVLLKGFDAQGFVFYTNKQSHKGRQLMGEPRAALCFHWQPLMAQVRIEGEAEDVSEAEADAYWATRKRISQVGAWASQQSEEMPDKDTLHRNYAEYERKFEGKPVPRPPHWSGFRVVPNLMEFWSSREGRLHERERYLLGDSGWRHTWMYP; encoded by the coding sequence ATGCAGCTAGCTACCGACAAGCTCTACGCCGAGGCGCTCCGTCGCTTCGGCGCCCTGCTGGAGCAGGCCAAGGCGGATCCGGGCATCCTCGAGCCCACCGCCATGAGCCTCGCCACCGTAGCGCCGGACGGCCGGCCCTCGGTGCGCATCGTGCTGCTCAAGGGCTTCGATGCCCAGGGCTTCGTGTTCTACACCAACAAGCAGAGCCACAAGGGCCGCCAGCTCATGGGCGAGCCGCGCGCCGCCCTGTGCTTCCACTGGCAGCCGCTCATGGCCCAGGTGCGCATCGAGGGCGAGGCCGAGGACGTCAGCGAGGCGGAGGCGGATGCCTACTGGGCCACCCGCAAGCGCATCAGCCAGGTGGGCGCCTGGGCCTCGCAGCAGTCCGAGGAGATGCCGGACAAGGACACCCTGCACCGCAACTACGCCGAGTACGAACGGAAGTTCGAGGGCAAGCCGGTGCCGCGCCCGCCCCACTGGTCGGGTTTCCGGGTGGTGCCGAACCTCATGGAGTTCTGGTCCTCCCGCGAAGGCCGGCTGCACGAGCGCGAACGCTACCTGCTCGGCGATTCCGGTTGGCGCCACACCTGGATGTATCCGTGA
- the dusA gene encoding tRNA dihydrouridine(20/20a) synthase DusA yields MSTALRPATHRVCVAPMMDYTDRHFRYFIRLMSRHTRLYTEMLTTGALLHGDPRRFLEFHPAEHPLALQLGGSEPDALAACARLAADYGYDEVNLNAGCPSDRVQQGRFGACLMNEPGLVKECVTAMAAASPLPVTVKTRIGVDQRDSYEELADFVGVVAEGGCRVFIIHARKAWLKGLSPKENREIPPLRYDVAERLKRDFPALTVVVNGGVQTLDAMERHLGAFDGVMVGREAVSNPYLFADVDRRFFDPAAAVPSRTEVLNAWLPYIAAQLQEGVPLQRMTRHALGLFHGCAGARQWRRALSEEGHRAGAGLTVLNDALASLKAAA; encoded by the coding sequence GTGAGCACCGCGCTGCGTCCGGCCACGCACCGGGTGTGCGTGGCGCCCATGATGGATTACACGGACCGCCACTTCCGCTATTTCATCCGCCTCATGAGCCGCCACACCCGGCTCTACACCGAGATGCTCACCACCGGCGCGCTGCTGCACGGCGACCCGCGCCGCTTCCTGGAATTCCACCCGGCGGAGCACCCGCTGGCGCTGCAGCTCGGCGGCAGCGAGCCGGATGCCCTTGCCGCGTGCGCGCGCCTCGCTGCGGACTACGGCTATGACGAGGTCAACCTCAACGCCGGCTGTCCGAGCGACCGGGTGCAGCAGGGCCGCTTCGGCGCCTGCCTCATGAACGAGCCCGGCCTGGTGAAGGAGTGCGTCACGGCCATGGCGGCCGCGAGCCCGCTGCCGGTGACGGTCAAGACCCGCATCGGGGTCGACCAGCGCGACAGCTACGAGGAGCTCGCGGACTTCGTCGGCGTGGTGGCGGAGGGCGGCTGCCGAGTCTTCATCATCCATGCCCGCAAGGCCTGGCTGAAGGGGCTCTCCCCCAAGGAGAACCGCGAGATCCCGCCGCTGCGCTATGACGTGGCGGAGCGGCTCAAGCGCGATTTCCCGGCCCTCACCGTAGTGGTGAACGGCGGCGTGCAGACCCTGGACGCCATGGAACGGCACTTGGGCGCCTTCGATGGCGTGATGGTGGGACGCGAGGCGGTGAGCAACCCCTACCTCTTCGCCGACGTGGACCGCCGCTTCTTCGATCCCGCGGCGGCAGTGCCATCCCGCACCGAGGTCCTGAACGCCTGGCTGCCGTATATCGCGGCGCAGTTGCAGGAAGGCGTGCCGCTGCAGCGCATGACCCGCCATGCCCTGGGCCTGTTCCACGGTTGCGCCGGCGCGCGCCAGTGGCGCCGTGCTTTGAGCGAAGAGGGGCACCGCGCCGGTGCCGGACTCACCGTGTTAAATGACGCACTCGCCTCGCTCAAGGCCGCCGCCTGA
- a CDS encoding class I SAM-dependent methyltransferase, translated as MKKKPRLMLSKAPVRRRNNPKTRKPTLAERADRYALYQRSVQDADWEIGFMSDTYKSIRGRIPKRLREDFCASALFACAWVQSARDREAVGIDLDSTVLDWGREHNVSRLKPSETARLKLLQEDVLTTRPAAVDIVAAFNFSYWIFRDRKTLKRYFQNVRAGLKGDGIFMLDAFGGYDACRVLKEREEMGRFTYIWDQAAYDPVTGDFTCHIHYAFPDGSRLNKAFSYYWRLWTLPEIREILAEAGFGRVQVYWQGTDPKTGEGSDEFTPVEHGDPDPSWIAYIVAEK; from the coding sequence ATGAAGAAGAAGCCCAGGCTGATGTTATCCAAGGCTCCCGTCCGACGCCGCAACAACCCCAAGACCCGCAAGCCGACGCTCGCCGAGCGGGCGGACCGCTATGCGCTCTACCAGCGCTCGGTGCAGGACGCGGATTGGGAGATCGGCTTCATGTCCGATACCTACAAGTCCATCCGCGGCCGCATCCCCAAGCGCCTGCGGGAGGACTTCTGCGCCAGCGCGCTGTTCGCCTGTGCCTGGGTCCAGAGCGCGCGGGACCGGGAGGCGGTGGGCATCGACCTCGACTCCACCGTGCTGGACTGGGGCCGCGAGCACAACGTCTCCCGCCTCAAGCCCTCCGAGACGGCCCGCTTGAAGCTCCTGCAGGAGGACGTGCTCACCACCCGCCCCGCCGCCGTGGACATCGTGGCGGCCTTCAACTTCAGCTACTGGATCTTCCGCGACCGCAAGACCCTCAAGCGCTACTTCCAGAACGTGCGCGCGGGCCTCAAGGGCGACGGCATCTTCATGCTGGATGCCTTCGGCGGCTATGACGCCTGCCGGGTATTGAAGGAGCGGGAGGAGATGGGCCGGTTCACCTATATATGGGACCAGGCCGCCTATGACCCCGTCACGGGGGACTTCACCTGCCACATCCACTACGCCTTCCCGGACGGGTCGCGCCTCAACAAGGCTTTCAGCTATTACTGGCGCCTGTGGACCCTGCCCGAGATACGGGAGATCCTGGCCGAGGCAGGCTTCGGCCGAGTCCAGGTCTACTGGCAGGGGACCGACCCCAAGACCGGGGAAGGCAGCGATGAGTTCACGCCGGTGGAACACGGCGACCCGGACCCGTCCTGGATAGCCTATATAGTGGCGGAGAAATGA
- a CDS encoding adenylate/guanylate cyclase domain-containing protein, with protein sequence MKETKLTILFADVCGSTKLYETMGDAIARDTVAKCVSIMDEETKRQSGRVVKTIGDEVMSVFDDPNAAADAASGMQERISAGLVVQGKSIAIRVGFHFGPVIVEADGDVYGDAVNTAARMAGQAKPGQTLTTSATMDKLSDIWKASTRQIDRAAVKGKKDEIDMIELLWQREDVTRMSTSFKPTAETTKKARLTLRYRDQSVEVNDLHSSVVMGRADENDLVVKNTLISRMHARIELRKGNFVLVDQSINGTYVRTSSGEELFVRRDNYPIKGSGIIGLGQRLAPESPDAISFQSED encoded by the coding sequence ATGAAGGAAACCAAACTCACCATCCTGTTCGCCGACGTCTGCGGCAGCACCAAGCTGTACGAGACGATGGGCGATGCCATCGCGCGGGACACCGTGGCGAAGTGCGTGTCCATCATGGACGAGGAGACCAAGCGCCAGTCCGGCCGGGTGGTGAAGACCATCGGCGACGAGGTGATGTCGGTGTTCGACGACCCGAACGCCGCCGCCGACGCCGCCAGCGGCATGCAGGAGCGCATCTCGGCGGGTCTCGTGGTGCAGGGCAAGAGCATCGCTATCCGCGTCGGCTTCCACTTCGGCCCGGTGATCGTCGAGGCCGACGGTGACGTCTACGGCGACGCGGTCAACACCGCGGCGCGCATGGCGGGGCAGGCCAAGCCCGGCCAGACCCTCACCACCTCCGCCACCATGGACAAGCTTTCGGACATCTGGAAGGCCTCCACCCGCCAGATCGACCGCGCGGCGGTGAAGGGCAAGAAGGACGAGATCGACATGATCGAGCTCCTGTGGCAGCGCGAGGACGTGACGCGCATGTCCACCTCCTTCAAGCCCACCGCGGAGACCACCAAGAAAGCCAGGCTGACGCTGCGCTACCGCGACCAGTCGGTCGAGGTGAACGATCTGCACTCGTCCGTGGTCATGGGCCGCGCCGACGAGAACGACCTCGTGGTCAAGAACACCCTGATCTCCCGCATGCACGCCCGCATCGAGCTGCGCAAGGGCAACTTCGTGCTGGTGGACCAGAGCATCAACGGCACCTACGTGCGCACCAGCTCCGGCGAGGAGCTGTTCGTGCGCCGCGACAACTATCCCATCAAGGGCAGCGGCATCATCGGGCTGGGGCAGCGCCTCGCTCCGGAATCGCCGGACGCGATCTCGTTCCAGAGCGAGGACTAG
- a CDS encoding protein kinase yields MTDFEKLLNDVIKGKGNLAPLRAWLDKHLSKPGFDQNVLLATLDKAQAAGLTEPVVRAIRTHIESAAPAAPAEFPFELEEVPAKTVKAEKTQIQAKAGEKTVLTGEKTRPATDRTMTAPDGDRTMVQAPAGEDPNMTVRSDTGQGRTVISRGGGNEDATQRSGSKTQITGGNESDPFAMDSHPTAGRSGQPTTGTSWRTSSGLKASGGGDNLGPGSVLKERFELMDVLGEGGMGKVYKARDLLKVEAKDKNPYIAVKTLTGDFKQHPESFIALQRESSKAQRLAHPNIATVYDFDRDGGTVYMTMEMMEGDELAKYIKHLPAGGLPVPEAMHIIKQLCDGLAYAHSKQLVHSDFKPGNAFLTKDGTVKLLDFGIARASKTRKDTQGETTVFDPGQLGALTPAYATVEMFEGIDPDPRDDIYALAAVAYELLTGKHPFNKLSAPKVLEKGLKPAPVAKLTSRQNKALFKALALRRDDRTLTVEEFWDNLRPRKSRTKQFVAGGIAATIILVAAVYYPIVNYVHARRNSQLVAQIESGNVDIPAILKVVGTYDKDSQRAILDNAKDKIIKYFEAQAEADVAEAKGQYNYAAALDIVAQANVYYPDSAELGNFKQNLTDRKSALINQLTTGFNNMMVGGKLMPSNGDDVTDVVKVLRVADPTSIMLKDARLTNRYAQMVQQAVNEKDWAGANDMLKVALDYSSSDAQLLDLSDTVKRELKHQQDAQLIAQLQGRLRDAAPNLKTLGDFEKIRDDMNKLHNLNPGDATLQRMNDPLKAALATALATASAQKRWDDAEKTLYTYSHLLALPDLLAQRQSLSQAEVAGGYVPADLQARLAQVKQHRDLMQNLLNGAKYDSDWDRQVLNAFQETTALLQPNDMSWYQELRDNVAKSYVKVMQQMIQQNRFDAADTLLANGQVYSPQLPDFTPAQQSLAQARDAFEKARVERLRVAQIDASKNQFQAQLNAGQMDAAKQTYASLQSQLPTNDAFFTDTAPKAYALAYLNLARGRAASNDFRGALQLVKTGLQYAPLDDLKKAQGDYTAQASKGDLFAMVDNLQASGMGDLRTKLADVQKQFPKESATISDTLVKRLAQHIDGLKDTDAGLAYDLWTAARSAFPDSATIQGLKISPPARPSKFAGLGRDAMKSNLLSKAQDYYSQGQQQEAGNQDLVQFGQSLQKAQADANQYFVAYQQYMQAGQTAQAQQYLAEAIRRWSDNASWLNENKKFSTVQQPARSANGSKPCSADLAGYGKSGRAECFDMLDGGVRGPTLVVVPAGGGQSAPFAIGKYEVSVGDLNAFCKGGGGCQPSGDGADMPATNLSFATAKAYVAWLSQKSGMRYFIPTQEQWQYAASTGGSDANRDFNCHVTLGEQVIKGLSLVSISTGKANSWGLMNYVGNVQEFVAAGGGAAAMGGDYQDPLAQCTTSLSRASSGAADPLTGFRVARDINP; encoded by the coding sequence GTGACTGATTTCGAAAAGCTGCTCAACGACGTGATCAAGGGGAAAGGCAACCTGGCGCCGTTGCGCGCCTGGCTGGACAAGCACCTCTCGAAACCCGGTTTCGACCAGAACGTGCTGCTCGCCACCCTCGACAAGGCGCAGGCTGCCGGTCTCACCGAACCGGTGGTGCGCGCGATCCGCACCCACATCGAATCCGCGGCGCCGGCGGCGCCCGCCGAGTTCCCGTTCGAGCTCGAAGAGGTGCCGGCCAAGACCGTGAAGGCCGAGAAGACGCAGATCCAGGCGAAGGCCGGCGAGAAGACCGTGCTCACCGGCGAGAAGACCCGTCCCGCCACCGACCGCACCATGACCGCGCCGGACGGCGACCGCACCATGGTGCAGGCGCCCGCCGGCGAGGATCCGAACATGACGGTGCGCTCCGACACGGGCCAGGGCCGCACCGTGATCTCACGCGGCGGCGGCAACGAGGATGCCACCCAGCGCAGCGGAAGCAAGACCCAGATCACCGGCGGCAACGAGTCGGACCCCTTCGCGATGGACTCCCACCCGACCGCCGGCCGCAGCGGCCAGCCGACCACCGGCACCAGCTGGCGCACCAGCAGCGGCCTCAAGGCCAGCGGCGGCGGCGACAACCTGGGACCGGGCTCGGTGCTCAAGGAGCGCTTCGAGCTGATGGACGTGCTCGGCGAAGGCGGCATGGGCAAGGTGTACAAGGCGCGCGACCTGCTCAAGGTCGAGGCCAAGGACAAGAACCCCTACATCGCGGTCAAGACCCTGACCGGCGACTTCAAGCAGCACCCCGAGTCCTTCATCGCGCTGCAGCGCGAGTCGAGCAAGGCGCAGCGCCTCGCGCACCCCAACATCGCCACGGTGTACGACTTCGACCGCGACGGCGGCACCGTGTACATGACCATGGAGATGATGGAGGGCGACGAGCTCGCCAAGTACATCAAGCATCTCCCCGCCGGCGGCCTGCCGGTGCCGGAAGCCATGCACATCATCAAGCAGCTGTGCGACGGCCTCGCCTACGCACACTCGAAGCAGCTGGTGCACTCCGACTTCAAGCCCGGCAACGCCTTCCTCACCAAGGACGGCACGGTGAAGCTGCTGGACTTCGGCATCGCCCGCGCCTCCAAGACCCGCAAGGACACCCAGGGCGAGACCACGGTGTTCGACCCGGGCCAGCTCGGCGCGCTGACTCCCGCCTACGCCACCGTCGAGATGTTCGAGGGCATCGATCCGGATCCGCGCGACGACATCTACGCTCTCGCCGCGGTCGCCTACGAGCTGCTCACGGGCAAGCATCCCTTCAACAAGCTCTCCGCGCCCAAGGTGCTGGAGAAGGGGCTGAAGCCCGCGCCGGTCGCGAAACTCACCAGCCGCCAGAACAAGGCGCTGTTCAAGGCGCTGGCACTGCGGCGTGACGACCGCACGCTCACGGTGGAGGAGTTCTGGGACAACCTGCGCCCGCGCAAGAGCCGCACCAAGCAGTTCGTCGCCGGCGGCATCGCCGCAACCATCATCCTGGTGGCGGCGGTCTACTACCCGATCGTCAACTACGTGCATGCGCGCCGCAACAGCCAGCTGGTGGCGCAGATCGAGTCCGGCAACGTCGACATCCCCGCCATCCTCAAGGTGGTGGGCACCTACGACAAGGACTCGCAGCGCGCGATCCTGGACAACGCCAAGGACAAGATCATCAAGTACTTCGAGGCGCAGGCGGAAGCCGACGTTGCGGAGGCCAAAGGCCAGTACAACTACGCCGCGGCACTCGACATCGTGGCGCAGGCGAACGTCTACTACCCCGACTCCGCGGAACTCGGCAACTTCAAGCAGAACCTGACCGACCGCAAGAGCGCGCTGATCAACCAGCTCACCACCGGCTTCAACAACATGATGGTCGGCGGCAAACTCATGCCGAGCAACGGCGATGACGTCACCGACGTGGTGAAGGTGCTGCGCGTGGCCGACCCCACCAGCATCATGCTCAAGGACGCGCGCCTCACCAACCGCTACGCCCAGATGGTGCAGCAGGCAGTCAACGAGAAGGACTGGGCCGGCGCCAACGACATGCTGAAGGTGGCGCTGGACTACTCCTCCAGCGACGCGCAGCTGCTGGACTTGAGCGACACGGTCAAGCGCGAGCTCAAGCATCAACAGGACGCCCAGCTCATCGCGCAGCTGCAGGGCAGGCTGCGTGACGCGGCACCCAACCTCAAGACCCTCGGGGACTTCGAGAAGATCCGCGACGACATGAACAAGCTGCACAACCTCAACCCGGGCGACGCGACGCTGCAGCGCATGAACGACCCGCTGAAGGCGGCGCTGGCCACCGCGCTCGCCACCGCCTCGGCGCAGAAGCGCTGGGACGACGCCGAGAAGACGCTCTACACCTATTCGCACCTCTTGGCGCTGCCTGACCTCCTGGCGCAGCGGCAGAGCCTGAGCCAGGCCGAGGTGGCGGGCGGTTACGTGCCGGCCGACCTGCAGGCGCGCCTCGCGCAGGTGAAACAGCACCGTGACCTGATGCAGAACCTGCTCAACGGCGCCAAGTACGACAGCGACTGGGACCGGCAGGTGCTCAACGCCTTCCAGGAGACCACCGCGCTGCTGCAGCCGAACGACATGAGCTGGTACCAGGAGCTGCGCGACAACGTGGCCAAGAGCTACGTGAAGGTGATGCAGCAGATGATCCAGCAGAACCGCTTCGACGCGGCCGACACCCTGCTCGCCAACGGCCAGGTGTACTCGCCGCAGCTGCCGGACTTCACACCGGCACAGCAGTCGCTGGCGCAGGCGCGCGATGCCTTCGAGAAGGCGCGCGTGGAACGGCTGCGCGTGGCGCAGATCGACGCCTCGAAGAACCAGTTCCAGGCGCAGTTGAACGCCGGCCAGATGGACGCCGCGAAGCAGACCTACGCTTCGCTGCAGTCGCAGCTGCCGACGAACGACGCGTTCTTCACCGACACCGCGCCCAAGGCCTACGCGCTCGCCTACCTGAACCTGGCGCGCGGCCGCGCGGCCAGCAACGACTTCCGCGGCGCCCTGCAGCTGGTCAAGACCGGCCTGCAGTACGCTCCGCTGGACGACCTCAAGAAGGCGCAGGGCGACTACACGGCGCAGGCCTCGAAGGGCGACCTGTTCGCCATGGTGGACAACCTGCAGGCCTCCGGCATGGGCGACCTGCGCACCAAGCTCGCGGACGTGCAGAAGCAGTTCCCCAAGGAGTCGGCGACCATCTCCGACACGCTGGTGAAGCGCCTGGCGCAGCACATCGACGGCCTCAAGGACACGGACGCGGGCCTCGCCTATGACCTGTGGACCGCGGCCCGCAGCGCGTTCCCTGACAGCGCCACGATCCAGGGCCTGAAGATCTCGCCGCCGGCGCGGCCTTCCAAGTTCGCGGGCCTCGGCCGCGATGCCATGAAGTCGAACCTGCTGAGCAAGGCCCAGGACTACTACAGCCAGGGCCAGCAGCAGGAAGCGGGCAACCAGGACCTGGTGCAGTTCGGCCAGAGCCTGCAGAAGGCCCAGGCCGACGCGAACCAGTACTTCGTGGCCTACCAGCAGTACATGCAGGCCGGCCAGACCGCGCAGGCGCAGCAGTATCTGGCGGAAGCAATCCGCCGCTGGTCAGACAACGCGAGCTGGCTCAACGAGAACAAGAAGTTCAGCACCGTGCAGCAGCCGGCACGCAGCGCCAACGGCAGCAAGCCCTGCAGCGCCGACCTCGCCGGCTACGGCAAGTCGGGCCGCGCCGAATGCTTCGACATGCTAGACGGCGGCGTGCGCGGCCCCACCCTGGTGGTGGTGCCGGCGGGCGGCGGCCAGAGTGCGCCGTTCGCGATCGGCAAGTACGAGGTGTCGGTGGGCGACCTCAATGCCTTCTGCAAGGGCGGCGGCGGCTGCCAGCCTTCGGGCGACGGCGCCGACATGCCGGCCACCAACCTCTCCTTCGCCACCGCCAAAGCCTACGTGGCCTGGCTGTCGCAGAAGAGCGGCATGCGCTACTTCATCCCGACCCAGGAGCAGTGGCAATACGCCGCCAGCACCGGCGGCAGCGACGCGAACCGCGACTTCAACTGCCACGTGACGCTGGGCGAACAGGTCATCAAGGGCCTGTCGCTGGTCTCCATCAGCACCGGCAAGGCCAACTCGTGGGGCCTCATGAACTACGTGGGCAACGTGCAGGAGTTCGTGGCCGCCGGCGGCGGCGCCGCAGCCATGGGCGGCGACTACCAGGATCCCCTGGCGCAGTGCACCACCAGCCTCAGCCGCGCGAGCAGCGGCGCGGCTGACCCGCTCACGGGCTTCCGCGTGGCGCGGGACATCAACCCGTGA
- a CDS encoding protein phosphatase 2C domain-containing protein, which translates to MSESRSIQWNSRAISHVGAVRKNNEDSYLHRPDLGVWVVADGMGGHAAGDVASQTVVECMTQMPGNGSLSAMVDTAEDKLLEANRRLLALAVNQHQRTIGSTAVALLARGRHAACLWAGDSRVYRVRGKKVERLTQDHAMVEDLVSSGLMSRDEAVSHPQANRITRAVGAMPGLFVDVELFSIEPNDIYVLCSDGLYKELSDAEIGKTLGGNEQAVDQLINLALERRARDNVTAIAVRFT; encoded by the coding sequence ATGAGCGAATCCCGATCCATCCAGTGGAATTCACGTGCCATCAGCCACGTCGGCGCGGTGCGCAAGAACAACGAGGATTCCTACCTGCACCGCCCCGACCTCGGCGTGTGGGTGGTGGCCGACGGCATGGGCGGCCACGCCGCCGGCGACGTCGCGAGCCAGACCGTGGTCGAGTGCATGACCCAGATGCCCGGGAACGGCAGCCTGAGCGCGATGGTCGACACCGCCGAGGACAAGCTGCTGGAAGCCAACCGCCGGCTGCTCGCGCTCGCCGTGAACCAGCACCAGCGCACCATCGGCAGCACCGCCGTCGCCCTGCTCGCCCGCGGCCGCCATGCCGCGTGCCTATGGGCCGGCGACAGCCGTGTGTACCGGGTCCGCGGCAAGAAAGTGGAACGGCTCACCCAGGACCATGCCATGGTGGAGGATCTCGTCTCGAGCGGGCTCATGTCCCGTGACGAGGCTGTGAGCCACCCGCAGGCGAACCGCATCACCCGCGCCGTCGGCGCCATGCCGGGGCTGTTCGTGGACGTGGAACTCTTCAGCATCGAACCCAACGACATCTACGTGCTGTGCAGCGACGGCCTGTACAAGGAACTCAGCGACGCCGAGATCGGCAAGACGCTGGGCGGCAACGAGCAGGCGGTGGACCAGCTCATCAACCTCGCGCTGGAACGCCGCGCTCGCGACAACGTGACCGCGATCGCCGTCCGGTTCACCTAA